AAATTTGGCCTTGCTCACGCTCATATGCTTGTATAACATTATAAGACTAGAATAAACAAAAATCTCTCACTGGAAATTAGATTGTTAATGTTTAAAGATTCATCACTTGTTCCTTCACTCTCTTTTTGATAATTCTTTTTCACAGAACGATCCTACCACTCTCCATCAGAGGAGGCTCACCGGAGGCAGATCTGGCTCAACAACCGCAAATTTGTGCTTGTACACAACATCTTGGCAGACCAGGGTTTGAAGTCCTACCGCCTTGGGATGACCTACTTTGCTGACATGGTATGTTTGTATGTCTGTTTAGGTTTTTATGTGTAGGTCATCAGCATTTTCACTGCAATTAGCATAGAACGACACAGAGGATGGCATTTTGAATAAAAACCCCATAAGCCcagaattttgtttttcttcatcagGAAAATGAAGAGTACAAACGAGTGATTTCCCAGGGCTGCCTTCACTCCTTCAATGCTTCTCTGCCTCGCCGTGGCTCTACCTTCTTCAGACTACCTGAAGGTACTGATCTGCCCGACGCTGTTGACTGGAGGGATAAGGGATACGTCACTGATGTCAAGGATCAGAAGCAGTGTGGCTCCTGCTGGGCCTTCAGTGCAGTGAGTACATATAACATAGTGTTCTCTATTATTGTAAAGTAGGAAACTTTGCTTGACTGTTGGTTTCAAACTGACTCATCCTTGTTGCAGACTGGCTCACTGGAGGGTCAGCACTTCAGGAAGACAGGAACGCTGGTGTCTCTGAGTGAGCAGCAGTTGGTGGACTGCTCGGGAGACTATGGCAACATGGGCTGCATGGGAGGGCTGATGGACTATGCCTTCCAGTACATCCAAGCAAATGGAGGGATTGACACTGAGGAGTCCTACCCTTATGAGGCCGAGGTAATAAAAGAGGACAGTGGTCAATAATTTGCTGCACAGCTtatcataataaataaaaaaattataaatcaTAATCGTAGAAAGTACATTTGAAAGTGTTCATCGTTTGACTATCATTATCTTGACAAATGACCGAGTTAGAGATGAAAAGACAATTATTCATATCAATAGACTTGCATGCAACTGGTGTAGTTTACTGCCACCTTGTGGAAAAAACACGTCTAGTGGCTCAGCAAATCTGTTCAAGGTCAATTTATTGACTAGTTTTAAATCTATCTTTAAAACTATAGCATTTGGTAAATGCTCTGATCTCTTATATCTTTGCTATATACTTTgaaaatgtgtgagtgaataATTTGAATATTTTCTCTCAACTAGAATGGAAAATGCCGTTACAATCCTGATAATATTGGAGCCACATCCACTGGCTATACTGAAGTGAGTCAAGGCGATGAAGACGCCCTGAAGGAGGCTGTGGCCACCATCGGACCCATTTCTGTGGGCATTGATGCTTCTCAGATGTCATTCCAATTCTACGAATCAGGTAAAACACTGTGTTGAAAGTGCCAAATAAAAATCTTATATAGAGAAAGAAATGTgaagatttatttattgatttttaaaccTCTCAGTCTAAACGATATGTATTTCTAGGAGTGTATAATGAGCCCGACTGCAGCAGCTTAGAGTTGGACCATGGTGTGCTGGCTGTGGGTTATGGTACTGAGGACGGAAATGACTACTGGCTGGTCAAGAACAGGTAAATAACTTGATTGATGCTCCTTCTTATAGTTACTGAGAGGTAATACATGCAGATTATTACATCTCTACATTCAGTTACATGTTTATCTGCTAaatgtttattcatttgtttctttctgtAGCTGGGGTCTTGAATGGGGAGACAAGGGATACATTAAGATGAGCAGGAACAAATCCAACCAGTGTGGGATTGCTACTGCAGCAAGCTACCCTCTGGTCTGAAGAGGTCAGAAGAAAATTAAACTACTTTTCCTTTCTAGCTCtactaagattttttttttttaacaatttcatTAACAATTCCTTTTAAACATATCAAACCTATGATCATGTGCACagattaatataaaaatatttgtgcATCCCACAGTTTATTGACTGATTTATTACATTTGCAGGTTTCGTCGGTGAGGTGGAGATCAGTGGGATGTAATCAacattaatgttattttttaattttttatttttgtcagggTGAAGAGCCACCCTTTGTCCTGGTTTATGTTTAATAGAAACTAATACaaaaattgtaaataaatgtaaagaaataaaatatttcacagtgatttaatcatttgtttgtgtgtgttactcTTTGTTGGGAGTGTTTGGCTTTGTAATCATTCAGTGGTTTATCCAGACAGAGATATTCAACATCAGTGGGATTTTTTTGTCCCGCCACacaattttaaatcaaacaattaaCATGTGACTGAAGCGCAGTCTTTCAACTTTAGTTCAGCAGGTTTAAcaaacattttactttaaatatagtcatttttatacatagtTCTTCATTAGAgcctcaaaagtaattggacaagtTGTTTAGTATTGCAGCATCGACAGCGATCAAATCGAAGGCAAATGACGACGGAGGCAAAAATATCCTAAAGATTTTGGGAATTTTTTTCCATGTTAACACGCGGGAAAACCTTTCCTCACCGATGCCACTTTTGTTGTGGTACACTCTCAGCCAGGGGCGTGAAGACGCAGCATAGGTGCTCTTACAGTGAAAACAGTGCCCCCTTGTGGTGACAACTAAAATAGAGCCTCTCTGTTAAACAGCAGTAACCATAATGCACTTCAATATATTCTACAACATGAGTACACACGATGAATATCTTAACACAAGTCACTGACAAATACTTTTTGTTTTATGGCCAagtgaggctttttttttttttttttttttaaaacatctttCATTGTAATTTCAAGATGGGACCTAAAGAGATGTTGGTGCGGatgatggaaaaaacaaacaaagtcagACAGATTGTCTAATCTTTAGGCTACATTTATGACTCGGTTTATTCTTAAAAAGAATGAATGCCTGTAAATAAGGTCTATGTATAAATATAGCTAATACTCTCAGCCAGTTTGATGCAGCTAATTCCTAAACACTCTATTAAAATTTAATTAACAGGTGCTTAAGTTAATTAAAATCTTTGCCTAGCCACcgaattaaagctgaaatatGGGTGATTTACATGTTATTGTGGTGGTGTACAGCAGCAAAACTATAGAAATTGTGTCTTTGTCCAACAGTTTATAGACTGAAATGTAGTTTATgaatttctattaaaaaaaaacaagcatgtGGTAtaccagttaaaaaaaacatacaaacaaacaacttATCTGGATGAGGTTATGTACCTGACAGAAAGAATACTTGATCAGGATCCCAAATTatgcatttgtattttttctaaAGATTACAGAAAAGTAGCGTCTGTTTGCTTCACTCATTCAGAACTTGTGTGTTTAACAATAAATTATGATCTTCTCAAAATATGTAAAAGGGGCTTTTAATGTTGTACCAATTCTTGCTTAATTTTATTCATGATTCTTTGGACACATCTGAGAATATTAGCTGAGCAGCTGACATGAATTACTTTAAGTTGAGCTAAATAACTCGAAATGAACTAGAAGAGTCTGAAATGTGGAATGAGATACACCCTCACATACTGGCGTCTTCGTTGACATTTGGCTCGCAAACCGCAAACCTTCTTGCCCACCAGCTGTGGGCAAGAAGTTTCAGAAGTGGAAACTTCATTTTGTAGAGAAATGTCTCCTTTCTGGTTTCCTCTgtgtttgaacttttttttaaagttacattTCTTGCCTAATGTTTCCATTCgcagttttactgtttttattttaagttttttgtgGCTTTTGAAAGGTTGTCTCTGACTCATTCatcaaaagcacaaaaaaaataaagatgtaaAAGTGAAAGATGATTTGACTGGCGAATGTAAACGTATAGGAACAAAGTAATGAAGTGTAAGCAAGCAAGAAAGAATTTTTAGGTAGTGTGTGAAGTCTGGTAGCCTTAATCTAGCATACAGCTCAGCTAACCAACTGATCACATGCCATCCAACATCAGCTCATGGACACCACAGCAGAAACAGTGTGGCTCCTGGTGGGCCTTCAGTGCACTCACACTGTTCTATAACATACTTTTTAGGTTAATtcagatatatttatatagttcCAAATAACCAAATCGGTAAACATCCTGTGGGCTTAGAGAGAAAACCCTAACAATCAGATCATCCCCTTTATACGGGCTGCATCCATGTTTAGAAGTAAAAAATGAAAttctcctctctgatttctcCTGTCTTTGACCTTGTtttgacctttttttctttaaataacatttcttgctttatcttttcagaaacagttttacttttttggGCATTCTGTAGTTGGTGTTTCTGTAAAAGAATCATTATCATCAGTATTGTTAGGGATGAAGATACACATGCATCACCAAACATAACAAACACACTCCTTTGTGCTGTTCTATTTTGCCATGTCCAGATATTTGACATCAAGGATAGTGAATACCACTCAACCTGTGGATAAATACAAAGAGCATCTAACTGATATCAGTGATCAAAATCAGTCTAAGGTAACAACGCAAGTAGCCATGTGTTTCCACACATCTGCAAATCCTCTTCTGTCTGCATGCCGACCTTGTCTCGTGTGTGCCCCCTCCTCTGTAAGAGACAGATCTCTCTGCCTAGCTTTGATTTTCTTAAAATAATCCTACTGATAGTTCAGGACATGTTGTTCAGACTTCCTGACCCAGAGTCTACCTCTGCTGCCCTCAGTTGAATGTATGGCTATTCAACCTATGCAGCGAGCTAAACATAAGAGGAGATGGTTCCAGGAACGACAGGACGCATCgctttgtctttgtgtctttaacTGAAGAcagttttttcctcttttaatttgtaAGACTGTgaacatacagtaaaataatacGTAAGCATCAGTATCGACTTATTTTGTAACCAAAAACAGAAGTTAGTAACATAGCTTTTCTTATGCTTTACATTCACCATAAACATCTTTCCTTATAAGTTCAAATAACCTCTTAAGTAACAGGAAAGTAACAAATCTTACAGAAAATAAAGCTACACATTGATTACTTACAGATTATGGCTCAACAAACTCCCCAACGATGTAAACTGGGCTTAAAGTTGTGCAGCTTGTTTTCTCCTCCAGGCATTTTCTCACACTGTGAACTTTGCCTGCTGCTTACAACACATCACCAAAGGGGGCAGTGTAGTGCACACAAAATAACTAAAGAAGAAGCCACAAAACTCAAGGGGTAATACTGCCCACTAGTGGGAAACCTGAGAAATGCACCAGCCAAAGAAACCCAATAAAGCAACAACAGAGGGGCAGAATACTACCCATTATCACCTACCCACCTGTTCAAGATAGCCTACTCTATATAACTTCCGCATGCTCTTAAACtttcttttattattgtgtttatttccagTTTTTATGCTTGTCTTATTTGCTCTGTACAGTGTCCCTGggtgttttgaaaggcgcttttaaataaaatgtattattgttcttattgttgttcttcttcttattattattgttattattattattattatcatgtgtatgtgtaagcatgctgcaaaaaaaccccctctGTGCTCTATGTCATCCAGCAATATATCAATCCAGACAGTAACGCTTGAACGAAGCTCTTTACCCTCAAAATACGGAGCGCCAACTCGATTAGAACATTTGcattgtgtgtaaaaaaaaaaaaagaacttctGCAGACTCTAAGCTACTCGGCTGACCACCACAGAAGTGGTGCTCCCACTTCTTTATGCATTCCAAGGAAGAGAGAGGAAGTTACAAGACGATCATACCACACATCACGAGCCTCGCTATGAAACCTAACGGAACAATGGGTATGCTGTTTTGTGCCCTTGGCGTTATTAGCGCCTGTAAAGGGAGCTGTCTTCTCCAACTGCTGAGGCTGAAATAAGTTCATTTAGTTTTAGAAACTTTGAATGAACAGTCAATTACAATGTCACAACTAAGCATATGCATAAgcacttaaatactttaaatgagaataatagaaATTTTCTATTACACTCACTTTTcccgtcactcgtgaacaagaccccaagatacttaaactcctccacttggagcaggaactcgtccctgacccagagtaggcactccacccttttctggccaaggaccatggcctcagatttggaggtgctgattctcattcccacctcTTCACACTCTGTGAActgttccagtgcgagctggaggccatcacctgtTGAAGCCAACAGatccacatcatctgcaaaaagcagagatgagattctgagaccacccaagtgaaagccttccgccacttggctacgcctagaaattcagtccataaaaattactatcagaatcggtgacaaagggcagccctcaCAGACTCCATCACCCACAAGTCTGACTTATTGCTGGCTATGTTTACCAAGCTCCTGCAACGGTTGTACGAGGATCGAATGGCCTGTAGCAATGGGcaagacaccccatactcctgaAGCACCTCGCACAGGACACTCCGAGGGACatggtcgaatgccttctccaagtccaaaaagcacatgtagactggttgggcttcaagtatcctcgagaggataaagagctggtccggTGTTCCatgaccaggacgaaaaccgtattgttcctcctgtagccgaggttcgactaacggactgGACTCTTTCTTAGTCTTGAGTTTATCTCAGATTCATTAATTAAATGAAGTTAAGgacagagaaaataatgtaCAAGTTAAATAAACCTTGATATAGAGCTAAAGTCTTATAAGCATTATAACAACTCAAGTTTGTTAATTTAGTGAACTTGAGATAGTTAGCAGTATCTCCCTCTTGACCTTGCTGGTCGAGTCCAGAGTGGTGTGACGCGTCTAGTATCTTCGTGCTAGTGCACTGCAAAATCTCCAGTGGTCatttggaaaataaataaaaatgctagtaatttttcagtgttagaaaatcAACACTGCTAATGTTAGTCACTGTTAATCTTTAACACTGACTAAGTTACTGTTAAAATATAACACTGTCCTTGTTAATTTAACACTCAAAAGAGTGGACACATATAGACACTTTTCTAGTGTCACTTTAACACTGGAGATTTTGCAGTGTGGGTAGTGTATTTGCATTTGTCACCTTTCGCTTTCAGCCACACCATGACACTGCCACATCGCTGCCGAGCACTGATGATTGCAGTTCTGCAAAAAGGAGAACTGACTGAGGGAATGTTCTTTGGCCAGCATATAACCTTTTCCTATACAATCTAGGGTAGTCTACAGTGTGGTGCGATACATACATGTTAAAAAGGTTTAGCCACCTGCTACATGAAGGTGTGTAGACTTACTGAAACAGTTCAGATCTCACAGGAAAAATGACCCCTCACCAAACACCAGGGAGTGCTGAGCTCCAGCTCTCCACTTCTTCACTACAGACCTTTGGACCAGCTCAAGGAGTGCTTGGTTTTGGAGTGTGGTTACTCATTAAATTGACATTTCAACAGCATGTTGCTGACTAATATCAATGTTCCTCCACCAGATCACCCTACCTCAACTCTAGTGAACATTTATGGGAGTTGGAAAAAGCCAAGAATTCTGACAATTCATTTCAAGAGCTCAATACTACCAACACCTGGATAACTGAGAATCTACACAGACACTTAAAGTATAGTTACACATTTAtctgcttcagttttttttagatttttctcTATGAGCTCCAGTCAACCACCTGGCCTTATCTGGTACATAGAGAAAAATCCCCAATCACAATCTTTGACTCTACAGGTCTTTGTAACAACTGATTATTGTTATTTCCCTAAATAGCAAAGTTGGAGATGCAAATAAACTCATTCAGCTGTGTGCCAACAGTTGCCTGGATGCCTATCTGTTATCAGGAAGAAATCTTCAACAGAACTAGGCTCGGTCAGTGATGTCAGACTGCCTCTACTGGTATGGGGTGATGAGGAAAAAATCAGTCATGCACCTCaggaagaaacaaaataaatctgatGTCAAAGTTAGATTGTGGTTTGTTAAGTAAACAACTTTATTATTAAGATTGCAGATTAATTGCGTTCCATGTTGTAGATTCTGTTTCCATACCCTTGTGTTTAACTATAAATTTGTGAGAGGGGATTTGCTTGCATTGTTTTGCTTTATCTTATTCATTGATTTTCAGACACTTGAAGATGGCTGAGAATGTTGCTCAATGACAAGCTAACACATTTCATCCTGGACTACTTTTCAGCTGCCTTAAATACttcaaaatcatttttgttgttaaaaaagTCTGAAATGTGGACTCAGATATTGGCTGCTTATATGACTTTTTAGCAAGTGAGTGAAAATATTGTTTGGACCAGCAGGACAGAGAAACACAGCACAATTTAGGTCTGGGACTGTTTTTTCCATGATTCCAAACACAGCTAAGAGATTTGCAAAAAACTACTGAAGACCAAAGAAGACTAAATGCTGACTTTCATGAAGGTTACTCAACCAGTGAACCTCCAGTGAACAACTGTGGGGGTGGATAAAAAAGTCACACTTCCTCTTTGGAACACTGCCAAACAAATTGTGTTGACTCTTAATGCTAAGCTCCACCTTTTTATGTTTCAGTGTATGACattcttttgctttgtttgcaCACTTCTGTCCTGACTTGACTGGAATACAGCAGTTATAACTGTAGTCGGCTATAGAGGAACTCCTCTCTGACACAGACGTACATTAGTCACAGGTGGTTAGTCTTCGTGACACACATGGACACTGAGACAGGTAAGCAGCTACAGCACAGATAAATAGACACATAGATGAGTGTAAATACACTTTTCAGTAACATGctgatggaaaaaaaacctgagaatcTTTCATTTGAGGAAAAAATGGAAGgtgaaataaaaactcaaagaaAATGGGCAGAGTAGATACTGTGATTCTATGAAAGTGACAGAAGATATTATGacagaaaacatttgaaaaatgaaaaacatcagGAACAAGctgtctgtttttttgtaagTCACAAAGGATCTGTGTCTTTTTCTGCTTGTGTTCAGTCAAGATGAAGTTGCtgcttgttgttgctgctgttctgGCTGTATCCAGCTGTGCCAGCATCTCTCTGGAAGATCTGGAGTTTCATGCCTGGAAACTCAAGTTTGGTGAGACAGCAGACTCTGTTAGTCTTTTTATTGCTGTTGATCCTTGGAAAGACTTGGAAAGAAATGTGACCTCACCCTAATATGTTTAATTGTGTTAAATTGTGTAAAAAGGGACATTTCTTAGCAGATTATTTCTTACATTCATTATcaatgtattttgttttgttctgttttcactATTTCCTTTTCCAATTGGTAGAAAAGTCATATGACTCTGAGTCAGATGAGGCTCAAAGGAAGCAGATCTGGCTCAACAACCGCAAACATGTGCTAGTGCACAACATCTTGGCAGACCAGGGTTTGAAGTCCTACCGCCTTGGGATGACCCAATTTGCTGATATGGTATGTGCAAAAAAAGACGTGTCATGTCATTCAGATTTTTCTCATCACCATTTACACTTtcacaaatacattttattttgaatataAGCATGTAAGAATGCATAGGAACCTTTAAATAAAAACCCCATGAACTCTGTTCCTCTTCTCAGGAAAATGAAGAGTACAAACGGCTGGTTTCCCAGGGCTGCCTTCACTCTTTCAATTCTTCTCTGCCTCGCCGTGGCTCTACCTTCTTCCGACTACCTAAAGGTACTGTTCTACCCGACACTGTTGACTGGAGAGATAAGGGATATGTCACCAATGTCCAGAATCAAATGGACTGTGGCTCCTGCTGGGCCTTCAGTGCAGTAAGTAGAAATAACTTTCTGTTCTTTATCTTTGTAGCATGGGAAACTTTGCTCAACTGTTGTCTGGTTTCACATTCACTAATTTTTATTTCAGACTGGCTCCCTGGAGGGTCAGCATTTCAGGAAAACAGGAAAGCTGGTGTCTCTGAGTAAGCAGCAGTTGGTAGACTGCTCTGGAGAGTTTGGCAATGAAGGTTGTAATGGAGGCCTGATGGATTCTGCTTTCCAGTACATCCAAGCAAATGGAGGGATTGACACTGAGGAGTCCTACCCTTATGAGGCCGAGGTAAATAGACTGCAATATGTCAAAAACATGTCACACTTGATTCCTTTTAAATCATGATCTTTGAATTTATACAAGCCTCAGCACTTTGCTACCTTACTATCATCATCTTGATAGCTTTAGTGAAAATTACTGATGATATTCTAATACATTCAGATAAATGTCCTGCTCAACAGCTTTTGATACTGTTGAACATGGTACCCTTATTAGCAGGCTCCACAAATGCGTTGTCATCTCTGGTACTGCTCTCAAATGGTTTTCATCATACTTATCAAACAGATACTTCTGAATTCATATAAATCAATGCATGTCCTCATCTGCACCTGCCCCAGGGCTTCTTTATATATGTTAACCCTGGGCCAGCTAAACAATGGTTTTAAAGGAATCTTCaatcactgctatgcagatgatacatATTTTTCTGTCAAGCCTAGCAACCTCAGTAGCCCCTCCTCCCAAAATGGATTTTTCTGTGCCATAACTAATTAAGGACATTctaatatcctaatatctcagTCCTGGGACAACTGAGGTTCTAGTCCTCAGCCCACTAAGGACGTTAGTCAGTACATGAGCCCCCTTGCCAAACATTTCAAATCATCTGCTAAAACCCTCAGTGTCACTTTTGATCATCACTTGAATTTCGAAACTCATATCTCAAAGGTTACCCAGTTTTGTTTCCTTCATCTGAAAAATATTGTGAAACTCCAACCTTTACTGCCAGTCAATCATTTTGAACGTTTAGTACGCACTTTAATTTACAACTTTAACACTTGATTATTGCAATTCACTTTTCACATGCATTTCTCAGTCCTCCATAACTAGTCTCCAATTAGTTTAGAACACAGCTGCAAGGCTGCCAACTAAAACTAGCTGTCAGTAACATATTACACCTATCCTTGCATCCTTTCACTGGCTTCAAGTAAAATTCAGAATCCACTTTAAAATTCTGTTATTAACATAAAAGGCTCTCCGTGGACAGGCTCCTGTGTATTTAGCGGAGCTTCTAGCACCTTATCAATGCATCCAGCCTCTCAGATCGTCTAACCAGGGCCTTCTAATTCTCCTTCACTCTGATTTTAAAACAAGAGGTGATTGTGCTTTTGAGGTTTTACTGCCCAAATTCTGGACCAGCCTTCCTCAATCAATTAGGTTAGTTGTTTGTTTGAAGTGAATTCTGAAAACTCATTTCTATTGGTTAGTGTTTCCTTAATCCATTCCCCTTCAATTTTGGCAATAGTTTGAAACGATACaagtatgtatatgtgtatgtgggAATGAAGGTCTGTTGGTATGACTGACCATGTGactgtttattttaacacaTACACTTGTCTTCAGCGTGCACCTTTTATTTGAACAATGAAGTCCTTTGTAACAGAATCCCAGATGGGATTAGAACAGGACACCCCTTGGAATCTAGACAATGGTGGTGgcgatgaagatggaggcttgaATGAAGCCAGTGATGAGTGAGAGGTGGTCATGTGGAGAAGGTGTGGTGCATGACGGCATCTGCAAAgtaaaatgacagatgccagtGAGATTTACAGTATGCGGAGTGAAGAATGCTGGCAGAAATATGATTGGACCAGACCAGTCATGTCACAATAAGCTTGACAGCAGAAGTGACAGTGGAAGTGATGCAAAGCTTAGATTAGATGCCAACACCTGGGAAGCAGACAGATGTGTGactacagatcttccttatagAACATACACATAagcttcattattattattgataaaTATATGAATCAGGGGTGCAAATCGGCTCGTTTAGACAGTGTTATTAAGCATGAAAGTGTTTGAAGTAGTTTACAGTACTTCCAAAACATACTGTGGGTTCAAGTCGCATAAACCCGACAGTATTGGCTGCTTTACTGACTTCTTTATAAATCCATTTTCAACATCACAGTATTTTTTATATACTGTGTTTGCTAATATGTTGCAATCAACGCAAGAAATTTTAACATCTTTCTCCGTATTAGGATGGAAAATGCCGTTACAATCCCAAATCTACTGGTGCTACATGCACCGGCTATGTTGATGTGCAACCAGCTAATGAAGAAACCCTGAAGGAAGCTGTGGCTACCATCGGACCAATATCTGTGGCCATTGATGCTTTTCATCCATCTTTTCAGTTCTATGAATCAGGTGCAGTCATTGAAACACAATTGAAAGTACCAAGTAAATGATcttcacattaaaaaataaatgggaaTAGTTTTGTTCTTTACACCTATCAGTCTAATTGGCATGTGTTTGCAGGTGTTTATGATGAGCCCGACTGCAGCAGCACAATGTTGGACCATGCTGTGCT
Above is a window of Oreochromis niloticus isolate F11D_XX linkage group LG19, O_niloticus_UMD_NMBU, whole genome shotgun sequence DNA encoding:
- the LOC100689992 gene encoding cathepsin L1 — translated: MKLLLVVAAVLAVASCASISLEDLEFHAWKLKFERSYHSPSEEAHRRQIWLNNRKFVLVHNILADQGLKSYRLGMTYFADMENEEYKRVISQGCLHSFNASLPRRGSTFFRLPEGTDLPDAVDWRDKGYVTDVKDQKQCGSCWAFSATGSLEGQHFRKTGTLVSLSEQQLVDCSGDYGNMGCMGGLMDYAFQYIQANGGIDTEESYPYEAENGKCRYNPDNIGATSTGYTEVSQGDEDALKEAVATIGPISVGIDASQMSFQFYESGVYNEPDCSSLELDHGVLAVGYGTEDGNDYWLVKNSWGLEWGDKGYIKMSRNKSNQCGIATAASYPLV
- the LOC100705883 gene encoding cathepsin L1 isoform X1, which translates into the protein MDTETVKMKLLLVVAAVLAVSSCASISLEDLEFHAWKLKFEKSYDSESDEAQRKQIWLNNRKHVLVHNILADQGLKSYRLGMTQFADMENEEYKRLVSQGCLHSFNSSLPRRGSTFFRLPKGTVLPDTVDWRDKGYVTNVQNQMDCGSCWAFSATGSLEGQHFRKTGKLVSLSKQQLVDCSGEFGNEGCNGGLMDSAFQYIQANGGIDTEESYPYEAEDGKCRYNPKSTGATCTGYVDVQPANEETLKEAVATIGPISVAIDAFHPSFQFYESGVYDEPDCSSTMLDHAVLAVGYGTENGLDYWLVKNSAGVGWGEKGYIKMSRNKSNQCGIATAASYPLV